Proteins encoded by one window of Psychromonas sp. L1A2:
- a CDS encoding MurR/RpiR family transcriptional regulator → MTHNSHSLIDRINHHYSELTANSRRLADYLLLNPEKILIMSTNDIAEECAVSKTSVSRFIRRLGYADHLSLRNELLQVRESGEPVLTKTLENCDFHQEIQALELLREQINNTDLEPLIHNLANAPRIKIIGYRNSYPLAMHFRQQLMQCRGNVELLPLPGQTIGEDLAAIEETDFVIVIGIRRRVNHFSNMLEQLQDNKTLLITDQSGQKYASRASHLLICHMNNETPLDSYSVPMSLISHLVNNTYQLLKGNATKVSSKISVNYSKLNELE, encoded by the coding sequence ATGACACACAATAGCCACTCATTAATCGATAGAATAAACCATCATTACTCTGAATTAACAGCGAATAGTCGTCGCTTAGCTGACTATTTACTGCTTAATCCAGAGAAAATTCTGATCATGTCAACCAATGACATAGCTGAAGAGTGTGCAGTTTCTAAAACCAGTGTTAGTCGTTTTATTCGCCGTTTAGGTTATGCAGATCATCTGTCATTGCGTAATGAGCTCTTACAAGTCCGGGAAAGCGGTGAACCCGTATTAACCAAGACATTGGAAAATTGTGATTTTCATCAAGAGATCCAAGCACTAGAGCTTTTACGTGAACAAATCAACAATACCGATCTCGAGCCTCTTATACACAATCTTGCTAATGCACCACGCATTAAAATTATCGGTTACCGCAACAGTTACCCATTAGCGATGCATTTTCGACAACAATTAATGCAATGTCGTGGCAACGTAGAATTACTGCCTTTACCCGGACAAACGATAGGGGAAGATTTAGCCGCGATTGAAGAAACTGACTTTGTGATTGTGATAGGCATCCGTCGACGAGTTAATCACTTTTCTAACATGCTAGAACAATTACAGGATAACAAAACATTATTGATCACTGATCAATCGGGGCAAAAATATGCATCGAGAGCGAGTCATCTATTGATATGCCACATGAATAATGAAACACCACTCGATAGTTATTCAGTACCAATGAGCTTAATTTCTCACTTGGTTAATAATACTTATCAATTACTAAAAGGGAATGCCACCAAAGTTAGCAGCAAAATAAGTGTCAACTACTCAAAACTCAATGAATTAGAGTAG
- a CDS encoding bile acid:sodium symporter family protein → MINIISKLKKEWFLVGMVVAIALAAISADVGKSGGLIHLDKITGIGVAIVFFLHGLGLSPSAIKAGISNWRMHIYIQLATFVAYPLLWVIFGDVFLAYMPAALAFGFCYLFVLPSTISSSVAMTSVGKGNVPGAIFNASLSSILGIFITPLLIQAFMGFEGVELDLMASIISISKLLLLPMILGQLARPLLLKFAQKHKSVVSKVDKYVILLIVYNAFCDSVANGIWSTFTIEMLITSIVICIVVLLCMVHLIQWGARRSKFERADEVAVVFCATKKTLAAGIPMATVIFGSNPDLGMILLPIMLYHPIQIFYCAILASRYAAQSEQTKPASSN, encoded by the coding sequence ATGATAAATATTATAAGTAAGCTTAAAAAAGAATGGTTTTTAGTGGGCATGGTCGTGGCAATTGCATTAGCAGCCATTAGTGCCGATGTAGGTAAAAGCGGTGGTTTAATTCATCTTGATAAAATCACTGGTATTGGAGTCGCCATTGTATTTTTCCTGCATGGTTTAGGGCTATCACCATCAGCCATTAAAGCAGGTATTAGTAACTGGCGCATGCATATTTATATCCAGCTAGCGACCTTCGTTGCTTACCCATTACTTTGGGTTATTTTTGGGGATGTTTTCTTAGCTTATATGCCAGCTGCTTTAGCCTTTGGTTTTTGTTATCTATTTGTTTTGCCAAGTACGATTTCATCTTCAGTAGCAATGACCAGTGTCGGTAAAGGTAATGTACCTGGCGCTATCTTTAATGCATCGCTTTCAAGCATTTTAGGAATTTTTATTACACCATTATTAATCCAAGCATTTATGGGATTTGAAGGTGTAGAGCTAGACTTAATGGCATCAATCATTTCTATTTCAAAATTATTATTATTACCAATGATTCTTGGTCAATTAGCACGTCCATTATTATTAAAATTTGCACAAAAACATAAATCGGTGGTCAGTAAAGTTGATAAATATGTCATCTTATTAATTGTTTATAACGCTTTTTGTGACTCTGTAGCAAACGGTATATGGAGCACATTCACAATAGAAATGCTGATTACCTCAATCGTTATTTGTATCGTAGTGCTGTTATGTATGGTGCACCTTATTCAATGGGGAGCACGCCGCAGTAAATTCGAACGAGCTGATGAAGTCGCTGTTGTTTTCTGTGCAACTAAAAAAACCCTTGCTGCTGGTATTCCAATGGCCACTGTTATTTTTGGTAGTAACCCAGATCTTGGGATGATCTTGTTACCTATCATGTTGTATCACCCAATTCAGATATTCTATTGTGCAATATTAGCTAGCCGCTATGCAGCACAAAGCGAACAAACGAAACCAGCTTCAAGTAACTAG
- a CDS encoding amidase produces MNETTTKDTRVYCIQGPSNLTATAEGVLSELTFVFKDLFDVKGYTTGAGNPAWLTSHEPAQQTASLIKKLLGQGANCVGRVQTDELAYSLNGQNIHYGTPVNPLAPGCLPGGSSSGSAVAVANGEADFSIGTDTGGSVRVPASYCGLFGLRPTLGKLALDNTFELAKSFDTAGVFSKDLTMLSTVFNVLVEQKQLGQKATTLYLDSTLANQLSPQRLSGLKHWCVEANIELLSCNLLADTEQTLDGLSLLFRTIQGFEIIEGHDAWLTEHGDSLDPSIMQRVIWARTITQQQYIEAKEQQHTFQQKLLSLFDEMHGLWILPTTPGGPPALTMAGDELAEYRSQLMGLTSIAGLAGFPQLHLPMQGLTEGPCGFSLMSIADKEADLIETGFSLWQGE; encoded by the coding sequence ATGAATGAAACAACAACTAAAGACACTCGTGTTTATTGCATCCAAGGCCCAAGCAACTTAACTGCAACGGCTGAAGGCGTGCTTAGTGAATTAACATTTGTATTTAAAGACTTATTTGATGTGAAAGGTTATACCACAGGAGCAGGTAACCCAGCTTGGTTAACAAGCCATGAGCCAGCACAACAAACGGCTAGCCTAATTAAAAAACTACTAGGCCAAGGCGCTAATTGTGTAGGACGTGTACAAACTGATGAATTAGCTTATAGCTTAAATGGTCAAAATATTCATTACGGTACGCCAGTGAACCCTCTTGCACCTGGTTGTTTACCCGGCGGTTCTTCAAGTGGTAGCGCAGTTGCTGTTGCTAACGGTGAAGCAGACTTCTCAATTGGAACTGATACCGGAGGTTCGGTACGTGTTCCAGCAAGCTATTGTGGTTTATTTGGCTTGCGCCCGACACTGGGAAAATTAGCCTTAGACAATACTTTTGAGCTTGCCAAAAGCTTTGATACCGCAGGTGTTTTTAGCAAAGACTTAACCATGTTATCCACTGTGTTTAATGTATTGGTAGAGCAAAAACAACTAGGGCAAAAAGCGACAACACTTTACCTTGATAGCACCTTAGCAAATCAACTTAGCCCACAAAGATTAAGTGGGCTCAAGCATTGGTGTGTAGAAGCGAATATCGAATTATTAAGCTGTAACCTATTAGCCGATACAGAACAAACTCTTGATGGCTTAAGTTTATTATTCCGCACTATCCAAGGCTTTGAAATTATTGAAGGGCATGACGCTTGGTTAACAGAGCATGGCGATTCATTAGATCCCTCTATTATGCAACGTGTCATTTGGGCACGCACTATTACTCAACAACAATATATTGAAGCGAAAGAACAACAACATACATTCCAACAAAAGCTCTTGTCTCTATTTGATGAGATGCACGGATTATGGATATTACCGACGACACCCGGTGGTCCACCAGCACTGACAATGGCAGGTGATGAATTAGCTGAATATCGTTCACAGTTAATGGGATTAACCAGCATTGCTGGTTTAGCAGGTTTCCCACAATTACACCTACCGATGCAAGGTCTAACGGAAGGTCCTTGTGGTTTCTCGTTAATGAGTATTGCAGATAAAGAAGCTGACTTGATCGAAACGGGTTTTAGCTTATGGCAAGGAGAATAA
- a CDS encoding gamma-glutamyltransferase family protein has product MAFQTSFTAPHYKAAQAGQAILDAGGTASEAMVAAAAMVTVQYPHMNSIGGDGFWLICKAGEKPIAIDACGAAALNIDVESYRQQADELPESGGNAALTMAGTIAGWQQALTLNTGNHTLNALLKPAIDAAEQGIEITQSLVDASEKTFSRLSHLSAFSERFLNQGEVLKVDDKLTNQPLAETFKHLAKAGLDDFYRGELAQQMADQLAEAGSPLTLDDFHQYQATVSTPLTVDISKGSLYNLDAPTQGLASLLILAIYDRLVDQVTSEVEHIHLLVEASKQAFIIRDQQITDPACLQKPLQEWLSEDVIAQCAANISFEKALPWPHLAKPGDTVWMGATDQYGTMVSFIQSIYWEFGSGVVLPTSGITWNIRGKSFTLDANHHNVLAAGKKPFHTLNPAYAEFNDGSRMVYGSMGGEGQPQTQACLFSRYIYQDMSLTDAVASPRWLLGRTWGDSTNNLRLENQLYQQHGATLQALGHDITTVADNNELMGHAGAIMLGQDGKVIATSDPRSDGQSLLGENNDN; this is encoded by the coding sequence ATGGCATTTCAAACCTCATTTACCGCACCTCATTATAAAGCAGCGCAAGCTGGGCAAGCAATATTAGACGCAGGCGGGACCGCTAGTGAAGCAATGGTTGCAGCTGCGGCAATGGTAACCGTGCAATATCCACACATGAACAGTATTGGTGGTGATGGATTCTGGCTCATTTGTAAAGCAGGTGAAAAACCAATCGCGATTGATGCTTGTGGCGCAGCGGCACTGAATATAGATGTTGAAAGCTATCGCCAACAAGCGGATGAGCTACCAGAAAGTGGCGGTAATGCAGCATTAACCATGGCAGGTACCATTGCGGGATGGCAACAAGCGTTAACGTTAAATACAGGTAATCACACATTAAACGCACTACTTAAACCCGCTATTGATGCCGCTGAACAAGGTATTGAGATAACGCAAAGTCTAGTCGATGCCAGCGAAAAGACCTTCTCTCGTTTAAGCCATTTAAGTGCTTTTTCAGAACGTTTTTTGAATCAAGGTGAAGTACTAAAAGTAGATGATAAGCTGACTAACCAACCGTTAGCAGAGACCTTTAAACACTTGGCAAAAGCAGGTTTAGATGATTTCTATCGTGGTGAACTGGCACAGCAAATGGCAGATCAACTTGCTGAAGCAGGCAGCCCATTAACCTTAGACGATTTTCATCAATACCAAGCAACAGTATCAACACCCTTGACCGTCGATATTTCAAAAGGCAGTTTGTATAACCTAGACGCCCCTACCCAAGGCTTAGCTTCGTTATTAATCTTAGCGATTTACGATCGTCTCGTTGATCAAGTCACTTCTGAGGTTGAGCATATTCATCTATTGGTAGAAGCCAGTAAACAAGCCTTTATCATTCGTGACCAACAAATTACAGATCCCGCTTGTTTACAAAAACCTTTGCAAGAGTGGTTAAGTGAAGATGTTATTGCACAATGTGCGGCCAACATCTCTTTTGAAAAAGCATTACCTTGGCCACATTTAGCTAAACCAGGCGATACAGTGTGGATGGGAGCAACGGATCAATACGGCACCATGGTCAGTTTCATACAAAGTATTTACTGGGAATTTGGGTCCGGTGTTGTGCTACCGACGAGTGGCATTACTTGGAACATTCGCGGAAAAAGCTTCACGCTAGATGCTAACCACCACAATGTACTGGCCGCAGGTAAAAAACCATTCCATACCCTAAATCCTGCTTATGCTGAATTTAATGATGGTAGTCGCATGGTTTACGGTTCAATGGGTGGCGAAGGTCAACCACAAACTCAAGCCTGCTTATTTAGCCGTTATATCTATCAAGATATGAGTTTAACAGATGCAGTGGCTTCTCCACGTTGGCTATTAGGCCGAACATGGGGTGACAGCACCAATAACTTACGTTTAGAAAATCAACTTTATCAACAACATGGCGCAACACTTCAAGCGCTTGGCCACGACATTACAACAGTGGCAGATAACAATGAATTAATGGGGCACGCTGGTGCCATTATGCTCGGCCAAGACGGGAAAGTAATCGCAACTAGCGATCCTCGTAGTGATGGGCAAAGTTTACTCGGAGAAAACAATGACAACTAA
- a CDS encoding pyridoxal-phosphate-dependent aminotransferase family protein, protein MTTNTLFETLNPPVRLLMGPGPINAYPRVHQAISSALIGQYDPVMTGYMNQVQSLYRGVLETNNKQTMLVDGTARAGIEAVLVSILQPGDKVLIPVIGRFGHLLCEIAQRVGAVVKTIDIEWGEVCPPELVEKAIKEFQPKLLATVQGDTSTTMNQPLAEIGEICQRHGVLFYCDATASIAGNELKMDEWHLDAVSVGLQKCLGGPSGSAPISLSDQCAEVINRRKHVEAGIKAEHHTAGADIRIQSNYFDLAMVMDYWGPERLNHHTEATSMLYAARECARIYLEEGSENVIARHKQAGDAMAMGLKAMGLKLFGNQQYKMNNVVGVYIPDEVDGDKVREELLLCFGIEIGTSFGPLHGKIWRIGTMGFNARQECVLTTLAALESVLLKYKAHIQPGQAVTTAMQYYTV, encoded by the coding sequence ATGACAACTAATACTTTATTTGAAACGCTTAACCCACCTGTTCGTCTATTAATGGGACCAGGCCCAATCAACGCATACCCACGTGTGCATCAAGCGATTTCTTCAGCTTTAATCGGTCAGTACGATCCAGTAATGACAGGTTACATGAACCAAGTTCAATCACTTTATCGCGGCGTGCTTGAGACGAACAATAAACAAACTATGTTGGTTGATGGCACTGCACGAGCAGGCATCGAGGCAGTATTAGTTTCAATTCTACAACCAGGCGATAAAGTGTTAATCCCAGTGATTGGACGCTTTGGTCACTTGTTATGTGAAATTGCACAACGTGTTGGTGCCGTGGTTAAAACCATTGATATCGAATGGGGTGAAGTTTGCCCGCCAGAGTTAGTAGAAAAAGCGATCAAAGAGTTCCAACCAAAACTATTAGCTACGGTACAAGGTGATACTTCGACCACCATGAACCAACCTCTTGCTGAAATAGGCGAAATTTGTCAACGTCACGGCGTTTTATTCTACTGTGATGCAACCGCTTCTATAGCTGGCAACGAATTAAAAATGGATGAATGGCACTTAGATGCGGTTTCTGTTGGATTACAAAAATGTCTAGGTGGCCCATCAGGTAGTGCGCCAATCAGCTTAAGCGATCAATGTGCAGAAGTGATTAACCGCCGTAAACATGTCGAAGCAGGCATTAAAGCAGAACATCATACAGCGGGTGCCGATATAAGAATCCAATCTAACTATTTTGATTTAGCAATGGTCATGGATTACTGGGGCCCAGAGCGTTTAAACCACCACACTGAAGCGACTAGCATGTTATATGCAGCACGTGAATGTGCTCGTATTTATCTTGAAGAAGGCAGCGAAAATGTAATTGCTCGCCATAAACAAGCTGGTGATGCGATGGCAATGGGCTTAAAAGCAATGGGTTTAAAACTATTCGGTAATCAACAATACAAAATGAATAACGTGGTTGGCGTGTATATCCCAGATGAAGTCGATGGCGATAAAGTGCGTGAAGAATTACTGCTTTGTTTTGGTATTGAGATCGGTACTTCGTTCGGCCCATTACACGGTAAAATTTGGCGTATTGGCACAATGGGCTTTAACGCACGACAAGAATGTGTGTTAACAACCTTAGCGGCACTTGAATCTGTTCTATTGAAATACAAAGCACATATTCAACCGGGTCAAGCAGTGACTACTGCAATGCAGTATTACACTGTTTAA
- a CDS encoding allantoate amidohydrolase, translated as MPQNSNEAATKIMQWADHLATFTAMEGGLLRAYLTPEHKLAHQQIEEWMQQAGLQTWEDSVGNQWGRKVSSNPTLPTLLIGSHSDTVANAGKYDGNLGVLLAIEAMFQLVGEELPFHVDIVAFADEEGTRFNTTLIGSSAVAGCFQQDWLAIQDSQGISMAQAMRDFGLDPALAGQDQKTKEDTLAYLEVHIEQGPVLEDLDLAVGVVTGIAGAKRYQFKLKGMAGHAGTVPLALRRDAMSGAAQMISAIEKFAFEHQIVATVGRCDVFPGAVNVIAGEVHFTVDIRSQSQSTLENCCKLLLQQLSDIAEARQLTLQHEKLYQAEAVLCSDDLQQKWGEVVEQHTQKEPCFLSSGAGHDAMVMTNITDIGMLFVRCEKGISHNPREQVIESDVAVALDCLTDMIRKLAV; from the coding sequence ATGCCACAAAATAGTAATGAAGCAGCCACTAAAATTATGCAGTGGGCAGATCACCTCGCTACTTTCACGGCAATGGAAGGCGGTCTACTTCGCGCTTATTTAACACCTGAGCATAAATTAGCGCACCAACAAATTGAAGAGTGGATGCAACAAGCTGGACTACAAACGTGGGAAGACAGCGTAGGTAATCAATGGGGCCGAAAAGTATCATCCAACCCAACATTACCGACACTGTTAATCGGCTCTCACAGCGATACCGTAGCAAATGCAGGTAAGTATGACGGTAACTTAGGGGTATTATTAGCGATTGAAGCGATGTTTCAATTAGTTGGTGAAGAACTGCCCTTCCATGTCGATATCGTGGCTTTTGCCGACGAAGAAGGAACGCGCTTTAACACCACATTAATTGGCTCAAGTGCAGTGGCAGGTTGCTTTCAACAAGACTGGTTAGCGATACAAGATAGCCAAGGTATTAGCATGGCCCAAGCGATGCGTGACTTTGGTTTAGATCCAGCGTTAGCAGGTCAAGATCAAAAAACCAAAGAAGATACCCTAGCCTATTTAGAAGTGCATATTGAACAAGGCCCAGTATTAGAAGATCTCGACTTAGCAGTCGGTGTCGTCACCGGTATTGCTGGCGCAAAACGCTATCAATTTAAGCTTAAAGGAATGGCAGGCCACGCAGGGACAGTGCCTTTAGCTTTGCGACGAGATGCGATGTCTGGTGCAGCACAAATGATCAGTGCTATCGAAAAATTTGCCTTTGAACATCAAATTGTAGCAACGGTTGGCCGTTGTGATGTTTTCCCTGGTGCAGTGAATGTCATCGCAGGTGAAGTTCATTTCACAGTGGATATTCGCAGTCAATCTCAATCAACATTAGAAAACTGCTGCAAACTACTATTACAGCAATTAAGCGATATCGCTGAAGCGCGTCAACTAACCTTACAGCATGAAAAGCTGTATCAAGCTGAAGCGGTTTTATGTAGTGATGATTTACAACAGAAATGGGGTGAAGTGGTTGAGCAACATACTCAAAAAGAGCCGTGTTTTCTATCTAGTGGCGCAGGACATGATGCGATGGTCATGACCAATATTACTGATATCGGCATGTTATTTGTTCGCTGTGAAAAAGGCATCAGCCATAACCCAAGAGAACAAGTGATTGAGTCTGACGTTGCCGTTGCTTTGGACTGTTTAACTGACATGATCAGAAAGCTAGCAGTATAA
- the puuE gene encoding allantoinase PuuE — protein MNSDNPRDYIGYGRDNVPDANWPNKAKIAVQFVLNYEEGGENCVLHGDAHSETFLSEIAGAEAYPERHMSMESLYEYGSRAGVWRILNEFKLRGLPLTVFGIATALERNPEVTKAIIEDGHEIACHGLKWIHYQHMPIEEEREHMHQALDIIEKLTGTRPTGWYTGRDSPNTRTLVGEQRGLTYDSDYYGDDLPFWSQVPSCEDGEDMRPHLVIPYTLDNNDMRFSSPYGFSHGDEFFQYLKDSFDCLYTEGSDKPKMMSIGLHCRVIGKPSRFMALKKFLDYVQSHDDVWIARRDEIAKHWIENHPYSE, from the coding sequence ATGAATAGTGATAACCCACGTGATTATATTGGTTATGGTCGCGATAATGTACCCGATGCTAACTGGCCTAATAAAGCAAAAATAGCCGTTCAGTTTGTACTGAATTATGAAGAGGGTGGAGAGAATTGTGTTTTACATGGTGATGCACATTCAGAAACATTTTTATCTGAAATAGCGGGAGCAGAAGCTTACCCTGAACGACATATGAGTATGGAGTCATTATATGAATATGGCTCAAGAGCAGGTGTGTGGCGTATTCTTAATGAGTTTAAATTACGTGGCTTACCATTAACTGTTTTTGGCATTGCCACTGCTTTAGAGCGTAACCCTGAAGTCACTAAAGCAATTATTGAAGACGGTCATGAAATTGCTTGTCATGGTTTAAAGTGGATCCATTATCAGCATATGCCAATTGAAGAAGAGCGTGAGCACATGCATCAGGCGTTAGATATTATTGAAAAACTAACGGGTACTCGTCCAACAGGTTGGTATACAGGTCGCGATTCTCCTAATACACGAACATTGGTTGGAGAGCAGCGCGGTTTAACTTACGATTCAGATTATTACGGCGATGATTTACCTTTTTGGTCACAAGTACCAAGCTGTGAAGATGGCGAAGATATGCGTCCGCATTTAGTCATTCCTTACACGCTAGATAATAACGACATGCGCTTTTCATCACCTTATGGTTTCAGCCATGGCGATGAATTTTTCCAGTATTTAAAAGACAGTTTCGACTGTCTTTATACTGAAGGAAGTGACAAACCTAAAATGATGTCAATTGGTTTACATTGCCGTGTTATTGGCAAACCAAGTCGTTTTATGGCGCTTAAAAAGTTCTTAGATTACGTACAGTCACATGATGATGTATGGATTGCACGCCGAGATGAGATTGCAAAACATTGGATAGAAAATCATCCTTACTCGGAGTGA
- a CDS encoding aspartate/glutamate racemase family protein, translating to MKCATDIGVLDLEDTSEDIYLELKSKCEKSIKIDGAEAIVLGCSGMSDLAVRLAEELQVPVIDGVSAAVKLAESLHQLSLKTSKIGQYGLPFNKAFHGRYQHWDNSKK from the coding sequence GTGAAGTGTGCCACTGATATCGGAGTACTTGACCTTGAGGATACAAGCGAGGATATTTATCTTGAGCTTAAAAGTAAATGTGAAAAATCGATTAAAATTGATGGTGCAGAAGCGATTGTATTAGGTTGTTCTGGCATGTCTGATTTAGCCGTAAGACTGGCTGAAGAGCTACAAGTGCCTGTTATTGATGGTGTATCAGCGGCTGTAAAGCTTGCTGAGTCTTTGCATCAACTTAGTCTGAAAACATCCAAAATAGGTCAATACGGTTTGCCATTTAACAAAGCATTTCATGGTCGTTATCAGCACTGGGATAACAGTAAAAAATAA
- a CDS encoding uracil-xanthine permease family protein: MSDESELIYKLDDNPSNKESFFAAIQHVLASFIGVITPTLIIGGVLGLGDEIPYLISMALMVSGVGTIIQAKKPMGIGAGMICVQGTSFAFLSSVLAAGFIAKANGGGPDEILSLIFGVCVLGAFVEIFVSQFVDKLKRVITPVVTGTVITIIGISLIKVGFTDLAGGQWLLTNKPELFASFDNLFLGALVMVSIITAHKYGNQWVRLSSIIIGMIVGMIAAMMMGKVNFSAITHVESVISLPIPFKYGFSFDIAAFIPIALIYLITAIETSGDITANCMVSKQPITGKSYINRIKQGILGDGVNSLIAGVFNTFPNTTFSQNNGVIQLTGIASRFIGVWIGAILIIMGLFPHIGALFRAVPNSVLGGATIIMFATVAIAGVKILTHVELNRKNMLTLAVSFGMGLGVLLVPEVVNTISVNIGGDLGAIVKSIFGSPITASGLSVILLTLFLGDYPEQYNPIIQDFPINEEMSKEIKN; the protein is encoded by the coding sequence ATGAGTGATGAATCTGAGTTAATCTATAAACTTGATGATAACCCATCGAACAAAGAGTCATTTTTTGCTGCGATACAACATGTATTAGCGAGCTTTATTGGTGTCATTACACCAACACTTATTATTGGTGGTGTGCTTGGCTTAGGCGATGAAATTCCTTATTTGATATCGATGGCACTGATGGTGTCTGGTGTGGGCACTATTATTCAAGCTAAAAAGCCAATGGGAATTGGCGCAGGTATGATCTGTGTTCAAGGCACTAGTTTTGCGTTTTTAAGTTCAGTATTAGCAGCAGGATTTATTGCAAAAGCAAATGGCGGTGGTCCCGATGAAATCCTATCACTTATCTTTGGTGTTTGTGTGCTAGGCGCTTTTGTTGAGATTTTTGTTAGTCAGTTTGTAGATAAATTAAAACGCGTTATTACACCAGTAGTGACGGGCACGGTAATTACAATTATCGGTATTAGTTTAATCAAAGTAGGCTTTACTGATTTAGCTGGCGGCCAATGGTTATTAACCAATAAACCAGAGCTTTTTGCGAGTTTTGATAACCTCTTTTTAGGTGCATTAGTAATGGTTAGTATTATCACTGCGCACAAGTATGGTAATCAATGGGTACGCTTATCTTCAATTATCATAGGAATGATTGTTGGTATGATAGCAGCAATGATGATGGGTAAAGTTAACTTCAGTGCTATTACGCATGTTGAATCAGTGATCAGTCTTCCTATTCCATTCAAATATGGTTTTTCATTCGATATCGCTGCTTTTATTCCTATTGCATTAATTTATTTAATTACAGCCATTGAAACATCTGGTGATATCACGGCTAACTGCATGGTATCAAAGCAACCAATCACCGGTAAATCATACATCAACCGTATTAAACAAGGTATTTTAGGCGATGGTGTTAACTCATTAATTGCAGGTGTATTTAATACTTTCCCTAATACGACGTTCAGCCAAAATAACGGGGTAATTCAATTAACCGGTATTGCTAGTCGCTTTATTGGTGTTTGGATTGGCGCTATCTTGATCATCATGGGCTTATTTCCACATATTGGAGCCCTATTTCGTGCGGTACCCAATTCGGTATTAGGTGGCGCAACCATTATTATGTTCGCGACTGTGGCAATAGCAGGCGTGAAAATCCTGACACACGTTGAGTTGAACAGAAAGAATATGTTAACGCTCGCCGTTTCATTCGGTATGGGGCTAGGCGTGCTATTAGTGCCTGAAGTGGTTAATACTATCTCTGTTAATATTGGTGGTGATTTAGGTGCCATTGTAAAAAGTATCTTTGGCTCACCTATTACAGCGAGTGGTTTAAGTGTTATTTTGCTAACACTATTTTTAGGTGATTACCCTGAACAATATAATCCAATTATTCAAGACTTTCCGATTAATGAAGAGATGTCTAAAGAGATTAAAAACTAA
- a CDS encoding BMP family lipoprotein, with translation MKKVLTTTAAAVSIALCSLVANAADFKPAVAYDSTGKFDKSFGQAVAENGVIKFMEQSDTKVRELVPSSDAQREQGLERLARKGFSPILVVGFLYATPLQKIAAKYPDSNFIIIDAVVDLPNVKSVLFKEQEGSFLVGALAAMKSETAKVGFVGGMDIPLIRRFACGYEQGVKFVNQDAEVFQNMTGSTNAAWSDPARGSELAKSQFSKGADIVFAAAGGTGVGVYQAAADEGKYAIGVDSNQNYIHPGVMLTSMVKRVGVATVEAFNAAEKGNFTAGIQNLGLKENGVDWALDEFNRDLITPDMEGKIAGIKAQIVSGEIKVHDYMSDNTCKY, from the coding sequence ATGAAAAAAGTATTAACCACCACTGCGGCTGCAGTATCGATCGCTCTATGTTCACTTGTTGCAAATGCTGCTGATTTCAAACCAGCTGTAGCTTATGATTCAACGGGTAAATTTGATAAATCATTTGGTCAAGCTGTTGCTGAAAATGGTGTTATTAAATTTATGGAGCAATCTGATACGAAAGTGCGTGAATTAGTACCTTCAAGTGATGCTCAACGTGAACAAGGTCTTGAACGTCTAGCACGTAAAGGCTTCAGCCCAATTCTTGTTGTGGGTTTCTTATACGCAACGCCATTACAAAAAATAGCGGCTAAATACCCTGATAGTAACTTCATTATCATTGATGCTGTTGTTGACCTACCAAATGTAAAATCTGTGCTATTTAAAGAGCAAGAAGGTTCATTCCTTGTTGGTGCACTTGCTGCAATGAAATCTGAAACAGCTAAAGTTGGTTTTGTTGGCGGCATGGATATTCCACTGATTCGTCGATTTGCTTGTGGTTATGAGCAAGGCGTAAAATTTGTTAATCAAGATGCTGAAGTATTCCAAAACATGACAGGTTCAACAAACGCGGCATGGTCTGATCCAGCACGTGGCTCAGAATTAGCAAAAAGCCAATTTAGTAAAGGTGCTGATATCGTATTTGCAGCCGCTGGCGGAACAGGCGTTGGTGTTTATCAAGCCGCTGCTGATGAAGGTAAATATGCAATTGGTGTAGACTCTAACCAAAACTACATTCACCCAGGTGTTATGTTAACGTCTATGGTTAAACGTGTTGGCGTCGCGACTGTTGAGGCATTTAACGCAGCTGAAAAAGGTAACTTTACTGCTGGTATCCAAAATCTTGGTCTAAAAGAAAATGGCGTAGATTGGGCATTAGACGAGTTCAACCGAGACTTAATTACGCCTGATATGGAAGGCAAAATTGCTGGTATCAAAGCACAAATAGTATCTGGTGAAATCAAAGTACACGATTACATGAGTGATAATACTTGTAAGTACTAA